GGCATAGCCCTCGAACAGCCCGTCGAGGCCGATGCGCGCCGGAGGCAGCGGCAGGAACTTGGACTCGCGGTCGCAAGGGCCGGCGGGAGGCAACGACCTCATCGCGCCCGCTCCCCGGCCTTGCCCGTCCGCACCGCACCGCCCTCCAGCCGGGCCAGATTGCGCAGGAAGCGGCCGAAGGCCTCGGTGTTCGCCGGCCCGCGCGCCGGCTGCCGTGGCGGGCTGCGGCTAGGACCGGAGGATTTCGGCGGGGCGGGCTTCTGGTCTGCGGAACGCGTCATGGCTGGTCCCCCTCGTGACGGGCGTTGAAGCGGTTGAGTTCGCGCACGAAATCGTCAAAGCGCCGGTTGGCGGCGGAAAGCTCGCGCATCACGAACCAGGCTGCGGCCGACGCCGTCGCAGCCCAGAGCAGCAGCCCGAGATGGCCGACATCGGCGCGCCCGACGAAGGCGGTGACGATCTGGTCGAGCAGGTTCATGGGCTGGCCTCTCCCGTTCGCGGCGCGCGGCCGTAGCCGACCGCCTCGCGCTGCTCGTCCTCGCTGAGGAAGGTCGCGGCGCCGAGCCGGCGCCAGAGCGATTCCCGCTCCTCGGCGAGCGCCTCGATGGCGTCGACATCGGGTTCCAGCGTCAGCTCGCCGCCGAAGGCCGGCCCGAGCCACTGCGCCAGCGACTGTGCCGTGCGCCGCACGAGCGGGATCGCGGTCTGGCGCCAGAAGGCGCGGTTGGCCTCGGCGAAATTGGCATGGGTGTTGTCGCCGGGCAGGCCGAGCAGCAGCGGCGGCACGCCGAAGGCGAGCGCGATCTCGCGCGCCGCGACGCCCTTGGCCGCGACGAAATCGAGTTCCGCCGGCGTCAGCGAGAGCGGCCTCCAGTCGAGCCCGCCTTCGAGCAGCAGCGGCCGGCCGGCATTGCGGGCGCCCTGGAAACTCTCCTCCAGCTCGGCTTTCAGCCGCTCGAACTGGGCGTCGGTGAGGCTCGCCCCGTCCGGGCCGTCATAAACCAGCGCGCCGGACGGCCGCGCCGCATTGTCGAGCAGGCCCTTGTGCCAGGCGCTGGCGGCGTTGTGGATGTCGAGCGAGCAGGCGGCGGCCTCGATCGGCGAGAGGCCGTAATGGTCGTCGACCGGATGAAACAGGGTGAGATGCAGGATCGGCGGGACCACGCCCTCGTCCTGCCGGAAGCGGATCGTGTCGCCGCCGACTGTGTAGTCATAGGCTTCCGGCCAACCATCGCGGCCGGGCACGACCTTCATCCGGTCGGGCCGCAGCGCGTAGAGTTCGCGTGGCTCGCGGCCCGTGCCGGCGGCCTCGACATAGGCGTTGCCGGCGACCAGCAGATGCCCGAACAGCATCTCGCGGAAGGCGATGCCGCCCTGGCGCGGATTGGGCCTGTCGATCAGCGCGAGCGCCGGATGCTCCGGCATTTCCTGATCGCCGACCTTGGCGATCAGCGGGGTCTGCGCAGCCGCCTCGGCGATGAGCCGGACGCAGCGATGCACGACCGGGTTGCGCTCATAGCCCTCGCGGGCGAGCGCCGCATAATCGCGCGGCGTCCAGACCGGGCGCCCGGCCTCATGCAGGGCGATCAGCGGCCCGACGCGCGAGCGCTTGCGTTCCGGCGCGGCGGAGCCGCGCAGGTTGCGAAGGAAATTGAGCATGGAGGTCTCGCTTATGAGTGCGTCATGCTCGGGCTCGACCCGAGAATCTCGGAAACCAGTGTCTTCTCGTCCCGAGATTCTCGGGTCTTCGCTGCGCTACGCCCGCGAATGACGGGCCTAAATCCCCCTCACCCGCGGCCGGCCTTTCGGGCCCAGCATCAGATGGGTCAGCGCCCAGACGAGCGCGTCGAGCCGGTCCGGCGAGCGGCCGGAGCTGAGGCCGCCGGGGGTGAAATCACACATCTCGTCTTCCAGCGCGGGAAAGGCGCCGGCATGGCGCACCCGCCCCTGCGCATAGAGCGCCGCCACCGGCTCGGCCCGCAGATATTTGCCCCGCGTCGCCCGAACCGCGCTCACCGGCACGCCCGGATCGACCTCGCGGATCACGGCAGTCGCCATCTCGCCGCCTTGGTTGACCTCCACGACGAGCGCATCGGCCTCGAAGCGCCGGTAGAGCGCGACCGCCTTTGCCGCCCATTCATGCGGCCGTGCGCCCGACACGGTGCCATCCTCCCAGCACATGGCCGAGGCCTTCGCCGTCGAGGCCGGCCACCACCAGCCCGCAGGAATCGGCCCGGGCCGAGGACGAGGCCGGCGGATCGACCGCCACCACGATCTGCGCCAGGGCCGGCGCCTCCCGCTCCCGGCAATCCTCGATCATCGCCCGCGTCCAGAGCGCATCCGCGCTTTCCTCGACCAGTTCGCCGTCGAGTTCCTGGCGGCCGAGCCGGGTGCCGCCATAGCTCTGCGTCACGCTGCGGATGAAATCGGCCGCGAGGTTGAAGCGGTTGGCGCTCGTCGCCGCGCGGCTCACCGCCACCTCGGGATCCGCCAGCAGCCGCTTGATCAGCGGCACGGGACGGGGCGTCGTGGTGACGATCTGGCGCGGCCGGTCGCCGAGCCGGAGCCCGAATTGCAGCATGTCCCAGGTCTCCTGAAGGTTCGGCCATTTCGCCAGCTCGTCGGACCAGGCGGCACCGAATTGCGGGCCGCGCAGCCCTTCCGGATCTTCCGCCGAAAACACCTGGGCGATGGCGCCATTGGGCCATTCGAGCCGCCGCCGCGAGGGATACCAGCTCGGCCGCTCCCAGCGGGTGTGTATCGCGAGCAGCCCGGAGACGCCCTCGATCATCACGTCGCGGACCTGGCCTTGCGTCTCGCCGACCAGCGCGATGCGTTCCGTCGCCGCCGGCGCATAAGGCTCCTGCCCCAGCGCCATGCCCTTGACCCATTCGGCGCCGGTGCGGGTCTTCCCCGCGCCCCGACCGCCCAGAACGAGCCAAATCGACCAGAGGCGTTCCGGCGGCTTCTGATCTGGGCGTGCCCAGATCAGCCACTCGGCCTTGAGGACCTCGTATTCATGAGGCGACGCCGTCTCCATCAGGAGCTGCAGGGCCGGCAGGCGGTCCTCCGCCCGCAATAACTTCAAGACGTCGTGCAAGCTCCTGTCGGAGTTCGGCGACGTGGCGCAGTCCGGCGGCGGGCGAGAGTTCATCGTTGGATCTGTCCTCCCGGCCGGGCGCCGCCGCGTCGAGCGCCACCAGTTCGCGCACGGTGCGGGCGAGCACGGCGAGCGCCTTGGCCTCGGATTTGCTGGCCGCCGCGCCCTTCGGCAGTTCATCGAGCCGCGCCTCATGCGCGTCGAGCTGGCGCTGCGCCGCGCGCCAGAGCCGCGTCACCACGGCCTTGCGGCCCACGGGCAAGCGCTTGCCCTTCGCGACCGGCAGAGCCGGCGCGTCATCATCGGAATCGGACATGGGTAAACCTCGCAAGGCCCGACATGCGAAAGCCGCCGGCGGATGAGCACGGCGGCTTGGCGTCTGGTCACACTTCGTGAGCGTTCCTGATGTCTACCGGATCAGCGCGACGCTGTCAAGGACTAATTTCCTATATGCGCTCGCGATCTTAGATCGCGGCATGAAGGACATTGACGGCAAGCGCCTCACCTATCGGCGGATTGGTCAAGCCGCGCTCGCGTAAGCAGCAGGCCAAGCGCATCCTGCATAAGCGCAAGCATAGAAAGACATAAGCATTTTCTTATGTCTCGAGAGTCTGTGCACAGCGGTGCACTCAACTTGCGCGCGCACGCCGAATCGGAGAACGTTGCCAGTTGATCCTAGGAATGGAAACGCCACCGGGGGTAGGAGCCCGGTGGCGCGGAAGTTTCTGGACCGCATTTCCCCTTAGCCGGGCTGCGGGACAGGCTGGTTAGCGGTTCGGAGTTCACTCCCGAATCTAGCCCTTGGTCAAGCCCGGCTTTCGATCACGGAGCCACCATGGCTAATTTTATTGTGACGTACGACCTGAACGGGCCTCACCCAACCCATAAGCAGATGGACGACCATCTTTCGGCGCTTGGTCCAGCGTCGCTCCGGGGGCGAGTTCTGGAGACAGTATGGTATGTGTCGTATCCGGGGACGTGCCCGCAGTTGCGAGATTACGTATCGCAAATCCTGGGCTCTGAGGACCTGTTGCTGGTGGTAGAGACCGACCGGGCTGCATGGACAAAGCTCCTCGTCAATTCGGCTGCGTTCAAGTCGGCTTTCGAGGCAGGGTAACCGTTGGGCCGGCGATAGCGCCGGCCCTTCGTCATTCTTGCGGGCGCCCGCTTTAAGATCCGTTTCATGCGGCTTCGGCGGCGTCGTCAGCATCCGCTTCAACATCTCGTCTGTCTTGTCGTCTTCGGAGCTACCTATGGCGCGGCAACCGCTTCCTCGCAAATATCATCGGGGGCCTTGGTCTCTCGGTGCTAGTCAACTCGACAAGCGACCAGCCCATTTGGCTGCAATAGGGTCCGTTATTACGCGCTGGACCGACGTTGAAACGGAAATGGCGTTGGTTCTTCGCTTACTCCTGGGCACCCGCTCCGAGGCCGCCGTAGCTCTGTATACGTCCCTAAGACAACAGCGATCCAGAACAGAGACAATTGCGACGGTAGCTAGTTCGATCTTGGACAGCGACGAACAAGAACTCCTCGCAGCAATCTTGATTGTCTACGGCCAGACAGAAAGCGCCCGTAACGATATCGCCCACGGCTGCTATGGCAGTTGCGACGACATTGAGGATGGTATCATTTGGCTCCCAACGAAGGACAACGCCAACTGGACCGTATCTGTCTGGCATAAAGACGAGGCAGGATCGCGCAGCGGCGACGAACATGCAGAACTCGCCAAAAAGATGCTCGTCTATAAGCTTTCAGATCTAAAAGCAGTCGTCTCCGAAATCGACGACACATGGAAACTGGTGTTCAACCTGATCAGCTATCTACAAACCCGCTCTCTGGGGCCCGATCTAAAACGCGCTGAAAGATTTCACCGGCTACGTAGCGAGCCCCGTGTATCGAAAGCTCTAGCCCAAATGCGGGACAGGAAGCAGCGATCTCCTCAATCACAGCCTTGACGAGATCGTGGGGCGAACCAGCGATCTCGTCATCGTCGTTTATTTCGGCCTGTCGCTGGGAACCATGGGCATCGGAACTGATTCGTCACGCACATAACTGAGATTAAATACCTACGCCAATCAGAAATGCGACTGGCAATAAGTCACACCTCCTCCTTCTCCACCCATTTATACGTCACCGCCGGCACATATTGCTCCATCCGGTCGAGCAGGGTCGCGGGCTCAGTGTCGGTGATCGTCATGGCGCGGTGGGTCTGCTTGAGGAAGCCAGCCTCCACCGTGTTGTCGAGGAAGGTCGCCAGTGGGTCGTAGAAGCCGGCGACATTGAGGAAGGCGAGCGGCTTGTCGTGGATGCCGAGTTGGGCCCAGGTCCAGATCTCGAACAGCTCCTCGAAGGTGCCGATGCCGCCGGGCATGGCGATGAAACCTTCCGAGAGCTCGGCCATGCGGGCTTTCCGGATATGCATGGTCTCGACGATCTCGAGCCGCGTCAGGTGGTGATGGCCGACCTCCTTCTCGCGCAGCGCGCGGGGGATGACGCCATGGACCTCGCCGCCGGCGGCGAGCGCGGCATCGGCGACGATGCCCATCAGCCCGACCGCGCCGCCGCCATAGACCAGCACCATGCCGCGCCTTGCGATCTCGGCGCCCATGGCTCGGGCGCCCTCGGCATAGACGGGATCATTGCCGGGGTTGGACCCGCAGAACACGCAGACGGATTTCATCGGATCAAGCCCCCTTCGTTGCCAGCGCCTGCAGGATGCGTGCCCAGGAGCGCTGGCCCTTGTGAAAGGAGGAGAGGTCGTATTTCTCGTTGGGCGAATGCACGCGGTCGTCGTCGAGCCCGAAACCGACGAGCAGCGTGTCGATGCCGAGCAGGCGCTTGAAATCGCCGACGACGGGGATCGACCCGCCCGAGCCGATGGTGACGGCCTTGCGGCCCCATTCCTCGGTCAGCGCGTTTTGCGCCTGGCGCAGGGCCTGCGACTCGACCGGAACCGCAATGGCCGGTGAGGCGCCATGGGCGACGAAGTCCGCCGTCACATCGGCCGGCAGCCGCTCGCGCACGAAGGCCTGGAAGGCGGCCGCGATCTTGTCGGGGTCCTGCCTGCCGACGAGGCGGAAGGAGACCTTCGCCGAGGCCTTGCCGGCGATCACCGTCTTGGTGCCCTCCCCGGTATAGCCGCCCCAGAGCCCGTTGACGTCGCAGGTCGGGCGGGACTGGATCTGCTCGATCAGCATGCGCCCGGTCTCGCCGATCGAGTGCTTCAGCCCGATCTGGCCGAGGAACTCGTCCTCGGTGAGGTTGAGATCGGCCCAGTCGGCCTTTTGCTGGTTCGTCGGCTCCTCGACGCCGTCATAGAAGCCCGGCAGCGTAATGCGCCCGTCCTCGTCGTGCAGGGCGGCGACGATCTTCGCGAGCACATGGACGGGGTTGGCCGCCGCCCCCCCGAACAGGCCGGAATGCAGGTCGCGGTCGGCGCAGGTGATCGTCACCTCCTGATAGACCAGGCCGCGCAGCGAGGCGGTGATGGCCGGCGTCTGCCGGTCCCACATGCCGGTGTCGCAGACGAGCGCGAAATCCGCCTTCAGCTCGGCGGCATTGTCGCGGACGAAGGCCGGGAGATTGACCGAGCCCGATTCCTCCTCGCCCTCGACCATCACGGTGACGCCGACCGGCAGGTCGCCGGTCTCACTGAGCGTCGCCCGCAGCGCCTCGACGAAGGTCATGACCTGGCCCTTG
This portion of the Bosea sp. OAE506 genome encodes:
- a CDS encoding TIGR00730 family Rossman fold protein; the encoded protein is MKSVCVFCGSNPGNDPVYAEGARAMGAEIARRGMVLVYGGGAVGLMGIVADAALAAGGEVHGVIPRALREKEVGHHHLTRLEIVETMHIRKARMAELSEGFIAMPGGIGTFEELFEIWTWAQLGIHDKPLAFLNVAGFYDPLATFLDNTVEAGFLKQTHRAMTITDTEPATLLDRMEQYVPAVTYKWVEKEEV
- a CDS encoding dipeptidase, yielding MTQLPAILARLDADLDASLTRLSSWLEIPSISTDSAYAADSRRAAEWLEKDLESLGFTAGLRETPGHPIVLAHRPKPGAPHVLFYGHYDVQPVDPLELWDTKPFEPVIKEIEPGRKAIVARGACDDKGQVMTFVEALRATLSETGDLPVGVTVMVEGEEESGSVNLPAFVRDNAAELKADFALVCDTGMWDRQTPAITASLRGLVYQEVTITCADRDLHSGLFGGAAANPVHVLAKIVAALHDEDGRITLPGFYDGVEEPTNQQKADWADLNLTEDEFLGQIGLKHSIGETGRMLIEQIQSRPTCDVNGLWGGYTGEGTKTVIAGKASAKVSFRLVGRQDPDKIAAAFQAFVRERLPADVTADFVAHGASPAIAVPVESQALRQAQNALTEEWGRKAVTIGSGGSIPVVGDFKRLLGIDTLLVGFGLDDDRVHSPNEKYDLSSFHKGQRSWARILQALATKGA
- a CDS encoding phage portal protein — translated: MLNFLRNLRGSAAPERKRSRVGPLIALHEAGRPVWTPRDYAALAREGYERNPVVHRCVRLIAEAAAQTPLIAKVGDQEMPEHPALALIDRPNPRQGGIAFREMLFGHLLVAGNAYVEAAGTGREPRELYALRPDRMKVVPGRDGWPEAYDYTVGGDTIRFRQDEGVVPPILHLTLFHPVDDHYGLSPIEAAACSLDIHNAASAWHKGLLDNAARPSGALVYDGPDGASLTDAQFERLKAELEESFQGARNAGRPLLLEGGLDWRPLSLTPAELDFVAAKGVAAREIALAFGVPPLLLGLPGDNTHANFAEANRAFWRQTAIPLVRRTAQSLAQWLGPAFGGELTLEPDVDAIEALAEERESLWRRLGAATFLSEDEQREAVGYGRAPRTGEASP